Proteins from a genomic interval of Quercus lobata isolate SW786 chromosome 11, ValleyOak3.0 Primary Assembly, whole genome shotgun sequence:
- the LOC115968758 gene encoding subtilisin-like protease SBT3.9 isoform X2: MSHSGIGSIIGVLDTGIWPESESFKDEGMGKVPSRWKGICQIGEKFNHSHCNRKIIGARWYVKGYEAEFGKLNTSDGVEYLSPRDAAGHGTHTASTAAGLPVENASFMGLAQGLARGGAPSAWLAVYKVCWSSGGCSSADLLAAFDDAILDGVDVLSVSLGSPPPLPAYVEDVLSIGSFHAVTKGISVVCSAGNSGPYPQTVINTAPWIITVAASTIDRAFPTVIIMGNNQTLVGQAFHTMKDMNKFHPIVYGDDIAACGAVDGSARSCDSGTLNATLARGKVVLCFQSRSQSSAIVALSTVLDVQAAGLIFAQFPTKDVAISWDIPFVQVDFAIGTSLLTYMGMTSNPVVKFSLTKTAVGQQISPEVAFFSSRGPSSLSPSVLKPDIAAPGVNILASWSPASPLPTAMTQPPPLNFNIESGTSMACPHISGIVALLKAIHPTWSPAAIKSALVTTASLEDEYGQCIVAEGAPHKKADPFDYGGGHVDPNKAIAPGLIYDMGFSDYYHFLCAMGYNNSAISSITKARIHCRKSANFLANLNLPSITIPELKKKLTVSRTVTNVGPVNSVYTALVQAPAGTDVIVEPSSLFFNSTIRKLKFKVTFHSQLRVQGRYSFGNLLWKDGFHVVRIPLIVRTVIQDFYAET, translated from the exons ATGAGTCATTCTGGAATCGGGTCTATTATTGGTGTCTTGGACACAG GAATCTGGCCTGAGTCTGAAAGCTTCAAAGATGAGGGAATGGGCAAGGTTCCATCTCGTTGGAAAGGCATATGCCAAATAGGAGAGAAGTTCAATCACTCTCACTGTAACAG AAAAATTATTGGTGCACGTTGGTATGTCAAAGGATATGAAGCTGAATTCGGAAAGCTAAATACAAGTGATGGGGTTGAATACTTATCTCCCCGAGATGCTGCAGGTCATGGTACTCACACGGCATCTACTGCAGCTGGTCTTCCTGTAGAAAATGCTAGTTTTATGGGATTAGCTCAAGGATTGGCAAGAGGGGGTGCTCCATCAGCTTGGCTAGCTGTCTACAAAGTTTGCTGGTCTAGTGGTGGCTGCAGCTCAGCTGACCTTCTTGCTGCATTTGATGATGCAATATTAGATGGTGTAGATGTGCTTTCAGTATCTCTTGGCTCACCACCTCCACTTCCTGCTTATGTTGAGGATGTTTTGTCCATTGGTTCCTTTCATGCTGTAACTAAAGGAATTTCTGTAGTATGCTCTGCTGGGAATTCTGGTCCTTATCCTCAGACTGTCATAAACACAGCTCCATGGATTATAACCGTAGCTGCAAGCACCATAGATAGAGCTTTCCCCACTGTGATCATTATGGGAAACAATCAAACTCTTGTG gGTCAGGCTTTCCATACAATGAAAGATATGAACAAATTTCACCCTATTGTATATGGAGATGACATAGCAGCTTGCGGTGCAGTTGACGGCAGTGCAAG GAGTTGTGATTCAGGAACTCTAAATGCCACTTTAGCAAGAGGAAAAGTAGTTCTTTGTTTTCAATCTCGTTCACAGAGTTCAGCTATCGTTGCATTAAGTACTGTACTGGATGTTCAGGCTGCCGGTCTCATCTTTGCCCAGTTTCCAACGAAGGATGTTGCAATATCCTGGGATATCCCTTTTGTCCAAGTGGACTTTGCAATCGGGACATCTCTGCTCACTTACATGGGGATGACCAG CAATCCCGTAGTCAAGTTTAGCCTAACGAAAACAGCTGTGGGACAGCAGATTTCTCCAGAAGTGGCATTCTTCTCGTCTCGAGGACCCAGTTCCTTATCTCCATCTGTATTGAAG CCTGATATTGCTGCTCCTGGGGTTAATATCTTGGCCTCCTGGTCCCCTGCTTCTCCCCTCCCTACGGCTATGACTCAACCACCTCCACTCAACTTCAATATTGAATCGGGGACCTCCATGGCTTGTCCACATATATCTGGCATTGTGGCTCTTCTTAAAGCTATCCATCCAACATGGAGCCCTGCTGCAATCAAGTCTGCACTGGTCACTACAG CTTCTTTGGAAGATGAATATGGTCAGTGTATTGTGGCTGAGGGAGCTCCCCATAAGAAGGCAGACCCATTCGACTATGGAGGTGGTCATGTTGATCCTAATAAAGCCATAGCTCCTGGTCTCATATATGACATGGGGTTCTCAGATTATTACCATTTTCTTTGCGCAATGGGCTACAATAATTCTGCCATCAGTTCGATTACTAAGGCTCGCATCCATTGCCGCAAATCAGCCAACTTCCTTGCAAATCTTAATCTGCCCTCTATTACTATTCCTGAGCTGAAGAAGAAGTTAACTGTGTCAagaacagtcacaaatgttgGTCCAGTTAACTCTGTTTACACTGCTCTGGTTCAAGCCCCAGCAGGCACCGATGTGATAGTTGAGCCATCAAGTTTGTTCTTTAATTCTACAATAAGGAAGCTAAAGTTCAAGGTTACTTTCCACTCCCAGCTAAGAGTTCAAGGAAGATACTCATTTGGCAATCTTCTTTGGAAAGATGGTTTCCATGTAGTGAGAATACCATTGATAGTTAGGACTGTCATACAAGATTTTTATGCAGAAACATGA
- the LOC115968758 gene encoding subtilisin-like protease SBT3.9 isoform X1: MVGYRVQRSLMASLWIHSIILLVLALQLQPLVHVALASTNVHIVYMGERQHDEPELVQDSHHEVLSNILGSHEAAKESILYSYKHGFSGFAAVLTESQAKLIADFPGVVRVVPNRVLSLQTTRSWDFLQVKPHIGNGILSMSHSGIGSIIGVLDTGIWPESESFKDEGMGKVPSRWKGICQIGEKFNHSHCNRKIIGARWYVKGYEAEFGKLNTSDGVEYLSPRDAAGHGTHTASTAAGLPVENASFMGLAQGLARGGAPSAWLAVYKVCWSSGGCSSADLLAAFDDAILDGVDVLSVSLGSPPPLPAYVEDVLSIGSFHAVTKGISVVCSAGNSGPYPQTVINTAPWIITVAASTIDRAFPTVIIMGNNQTLVGQAFHTMKDMNKFHPIVYGDDIAACGAVDGSARSCDSGTLNATLARGKVVLCFQSRSQSSAIVALSTVLDVQAAGLIFAQFPTKDVAISWDIPFVQVDFAIGTSLLTYMGMTSNPVVKFSLTKTAVGQQISPEVAFFSSRGPSSLSPSVLKPDIAAPGVNILASWSPASPLPTAMTQPPPLNFNIESGTSMACPHISGIVALLKAIHPTWSPAAIKSALVTTASLEDEYGQCIVAEGAPHKKADPFDYGGGHVDPNKAIAPGLIYDMGFSDYYHFLCAMGYNNSAISSITKARIHCRKSANFLANLNLPSITIPELKKKLTVSRTVTNVGPVNSVYTALVQAPAGTDVIVEPSSLFFNSTIRKLKFKVTFHSQLRVQGRYSFGNLLWKDGFHVVRIPLIVRTVIQDFYAET; encoded by the exons ATGGTTGGTTATCGAGTTCAGAGGTCTCTCATGGCTTCTCTTTGGATTCATAGTATTATTTTGCTTGTTCTTGCGTTGCAACTACAGCCTTTGGTCCATGTTGCACTTGCTTCAACTAAT GTTCACATTGTGTATATGGGAGAGAGACAGCATGATGAACCTGAACTCGTTCAAGACTCCCACCATGAGGTCTTATCCAATATACTTGGAAG CCATGAAGCTGCCAAGGAGTCAATTTTGTACAGCTACAAACATGGCTTTTCGGGTTTTGCTGCAGTCTTAACTGAGTCTCAAGCCAAGCTTATTGCAG ATTTCCCAGGAGTTGTCCGTGTAGTACCAAACCGAGTTCTTAGTCTGCAAACGACTAGAagttgggattttctccaaGTAAAGCCTCACATTGGGAATGGAATTCTTTCAATGAGTCATTCTGGAATCGGGTCTATTATTGGTGTCTTGGACACAG GAATCTGGCCTGAGTCTGAAAGCTTCAAAGATGAGGGAATGGGCAAGGTTCCATCTCGTTGGAAAGGCATATGCCAAATAGGAGAGAAGTTCAATCACTCTCACTGTAACAG AAAAATTATTGGTGCACGTTGGTATGTCAAAGGATATGAAGCTGAATTCGGAAAGCTAAATACAAGTGATGGGGTTGAATACTTATCTCCCCGAGATGCTGCAGGTCATGGTACTCACACGGCATCTACTGCAGCTGGTCTTCCTGTAGAAAATGCTAGTTTTATGGGATTAGCTCAAGGATTGGCAAGAGGGGGTGCTCCATCAGCTTGGCTAGCTGTCTACAAAGTTTGCTGGTCTAGTGGTGGCTGCAGCTCAGCTGACCTTCTTGCTGCATTTGATGATGCAATATTAGATGGTGTAGATGTGCTTTCAGTATCTCTTGGCTCACCACCTCCACTTCCTGCTTATGTTGAGGATGTTTTGTCCATTGGTTCCTTTCATGCTGTAACTAAAGGAATTTCTGTAGTATGCTCTGCTGGGAATTCTGGTCCTTATCCTCAGACTGTCATAAACACAGCTCCATGGATTATAACCGTAGCTGCAAGCACCATAGATAGAGCTTTCCCCACTGTGATCATTATGGGAAACAATCAAACTCTTGTG gGTCAGGCTTTCCATACAATGAAAGATATGAACAAATTTCACCCTATTGTATATGGAGATGACATAGCAGCTTGCGGTGCAGTTGACGGCAGTGCAAG GAGTTGTGATTCAGGAACTCTAAATGCCACTTTAGCAAGAGGAAAAGTAGTTCTTTGTTTTCAATCTCGTTCACAGAGTTCAGCTATCGTTGCATTAAGTACTGTACTGGATGTTCAGGCTGCCGGTCTCATCTTTGCCCAGTTTCCAACGAAGGATGTTGCAATATCCTGGGATATCCCTTTTGTCCAAGTGGACTTTGCAATCGGGACATCTCTGCTCACTTACATGGGGATGACCAG CAATCCCGTAGTCAAGTTTAGCCTAACGAAAACAGCTGTGGGACAGCAGATTTCTCCAGAAGTGGCATTCTTCTCGTCTCGAGGACCCAGTTCCTTATCTCCATCTGTATTGAAG CCTGATATTGCTGCTCCTGGGGTTAATATCTTGGCCTCCTGGTCCCCTGCTTCTCCCCTCCCTACGGCTATGACTCAACCACCTCCACTCAACTTCAATATTGAATCGGGGACCTCCATGGCTTGTCCACATATATCTGGCATTGTGGCTCTTCTTAAAGCTATCCATCCAACATGGAGCCCTGCTGCAATCAAGTCTGCACTGGTCACTACAG CTTCTTTGGAAGATGAATATGGTCAGTGTATTGTGGCTGAGGGAGCTCCCCATAAGAAGGCAGACCCATTCGACTATGGAGGTGGTCATGTTGATCCTAATAAAGCCATAGCTCCTGGTCTCATATATGACATGGGGTTCTCAGATTATTACCATTTTCTTTGCGCAATGGGCTACAATAATTCTGCCATCAGTTCGATTACTAAGGCTCGCATCCATTGCCGCAAATCAGCCAACTTCCTTGCAAATCTTAATCTGCCCTCTATTACTATTCCTGAGCTGAAGAAGAAGTTAACTGTGTCAagaacagtcacaaatgttgGTCCAGTTAACTCTGTTTACACTGCTCTGGTTCAAGCCCCAGCAGGCACCGATGTGATAGTTGAGCCATCAAGTTTGTTCTTTAATTCTACAATAAGGAAGCTAAAGTTCAAGGTTACTTTCCACTCCCAGCTAAGAGTTCAAGGAAGATACTCATTTGGCAATCTTCTTTGGAAAGATGGTTTCCATGTAGTGAGAATACCATTGATAGTTAGGACTGTCATACAAGATTTTTATGCAGAAACATGA